From Psychroflexus torquis ATCC 700755, the proteins below share one genomic window:
- a CDS encoding superoxide dismutase — protein MNVSKKLPDLPYNKQALLSFVMEETFDYHFGKHQAVYVKNLNSLNQDAELEEKTVEELILERHKKQDTALFSNTSQHWSQSCLSPNGSGRLGRSIKELTKHYFQSFDKFKAQFLTLATKLFGAGWAWLAQNDAGKLKRIPMKDLYTTLTESKEPILTSVALEHDYYIDYRNARSKFVERFWNIVNHNIDNINLNN, from the coding sequence ATGAACGTTTCAAAAAAACTCCCAGATCTACCGTATAATAAGCAAGCCTTGTTATCCTTTGTAATGGAAGAAACGTTTGATTATCATTTCGGTAAGCATCAGGCCGTTTACGTTAAAAATTTAAATAGTCTTAATCAAGACGCCGAACTTGAAGAAAAGACGGTTGAAGAACTCATTTTAGAAAGACATAAAAAGCAAGACACAGCATTGTTTAGCAACACTTCACAACATTGGAGCCAGAGTTGCCTCTCGCCAAATGGAAGCGGTAGACTCGGTAGAAGCATCAAGGAACTTACGAAACACTATTTTCAAAGTTTTGACAAATTTAAAGCTCAATTTTTAACACTGGCTACAAAATTGTTTGGAGCTGGATGGGCTTGGTTGGCACAAAATGATGCGGGCAAATTGAAACGTATTCCAATGAAAGATTTATATACAACACTAACGGAGTCTAAAGAACCGATTCTTACCTCAGTTGCTTTGGAACATGACTACTACATAGACTATCGTAATGCACGTTCCAAGTTTGTAGAGCGTTTTTGGAATATCGTCAACCATAATATTGACAATATAAATCTAAACAACTAG
- a CDS encoding metal-dependent transcriptional regulator, with amino-acid sequence MTEKGKQRAAEIIRKHRLSEMFLMKIMKFGWEEVHEIAEELEHIKTDKFFNRMDELMGFPRIDPHGSPLTDKNGNFNRPNYNRLSQISVQSTIIVKALRDSSNEFLLFLNNKSIQLNTKITVDHIEVFDGSLTVSFDGYTDVVLGKSICDRILVEEV; translated from the coding sequence ATAACCGAAAAAGGTAAACAACGGGCCGCTGAAATTATCAGAAAGCACCGATTGTCTGAAATGTTTTTAATGAAAATAATGAAATTTGGTTGGGAAGAGGTTCATGAAATTGCGGAAGAATTAGAGCATATTAAAACAGATAAATTTTTTAACCGAATGGATGAGTTGATGGGATTTCCAAGAATAGACCCACACGGTTCGCCACTAACTGATAAAAACGGAAATTTCAATAGACCTAACTACAATCGGCTTTCTCAAATTTCCGTACAATCAACTATTATAGTAAAAGCATTACGGGATAGTTCCAACGAATTTTTATTGTTCTTGAATAACAAATCAATCCAACTCAATACAAAAATTACTGTTGACCATATTGAAGTTTTTGATGGAAGTTTAACTGTTTCGTTTGATGGTTATACAGATGTGGTTTTAGGCAAATCCATTTGTGACCGAATTTTGGTTGAAGAGGTTTGA